In Aspergillus flavus chromosome 3, complete sequence, one genomic interval encodes:
- a CDS encoding pre-rRNA processing protein Rrp12 (hypothetical protein Ao3042_05730) → MATLAEKLEKIKSPKLQNQHHTAVVLSAVEDTLRDQNADFSPTAYFAALLALLSQSISAEQGIVNKDLATSVVYLLDITTAYAPAPILRSKFSQILTSLAPALSLPESEAPLLRPAIGCLESLLIAQDAAAWNLPHTQISPRRATAGLLSLSVDHRPKVRKRAQDALIKVLKSPPPSPSLDHPAADMCAESALRTLGDSIAAAAKQKRGRNDPHTHNHDPLVIHSLQLVKTVATASGGWPSKKIEPLCELLMNASRSSNEFITMGAFEVFEVIFSSMADDFSSSKLPRLLEAISELKPAQNDSQLLPPWIAVLSRGYDVSSQISPEDTFEKLPSLFDMISSYLASPSKNIRISASECLVSFMANCIPNSVIIEPSVYDEKTLEKLAKKATNLLSVKYQAAWAEVFNVCSAMFDSFKWRSSPFLDDIVKTVGELRSNESFHGKKQADQVLGSAVEAMGPAAVLEILPLNIIEQKAGQPGRVWFLPVLRDHVTNTNLAHFRSELVPLSEALYQKVMAFTAAEKPVETKIFETLVQQTWSILPGYCELPLDLVEAFDQSFAELLSNVLYKQADLRVDICKALQNLVESNQAILSLEAEGDDLILQRRITKKDAEKNIAHLAGFASNLLAVLFNVYSQTLPHYRGYILQCINAYLSITPEKELNDTFTRVTSMLESSVASEKEAAEKQGHQQGGAGDKMPPTSHTLIDLVIAMSIYLPRSSFASLFAMAAAVLNGHTKDQQLVKKAYKLIPRLATTETGAAALRERSSELQTLILETADKTPASARRDRMLAIDELITYLPTSDLHFIPSILSEVVLGCKESNEKARTASFDLLIHLAKRTTDSELNPAGTKIRNSLVPHMPDNAPDAPATMEEFFTMVSAGLAGSSPHMVAASVTALSRLFFDFHTELQPAVRSDLVQTVELFLTSNNREIVRSVLGFVKVAVVVLPDDVLRARINSLVPNLMVWSKEHKGRLRSKVKGILDRLIRRFGAAPIEELVGEADRKLVVNIRKQRERSKKKKQAEKGDEDEEEEEAADNKNAKAQSYGNNAFDRAVYDSDFSDSDDDASELDVDEHGDTHAINKGGRKGKKASKQSEQYIRENEDSPLDLLAPDALASISTTKPSVRFLNTGPGSRRKHSAKVDAEGRLLLGDDENNDVEMSGGLDGNAEAGDSAINAYVAAVSGPDAVRRGQRGKFKMAQAQKGKSNRGDDMDVDDEPTPSRGDNKQQTGRRGLGMPKSHGPSGGRIQKRKPMRGGRFGKRR, encoded by the exons gatcaagTCTCCCAAATTGCAGAATCAGCACCAT ACGGCTGTGGTACTTTCTGCAGTGGAAGACACGCTCCGGGATCAGAACGCAGACTTCTCACCTACAGCTTACTTCGCAGCGCTACTTGCTTTGCTGTCTCAGTCGATCTCTGCCGAACAGGGCATTGTTAACAAGGATCTGGCGACCTCAGTGGTCTATCTCCTCGACATTACTACCGCCTACGCCCCCGCTCCAATTCTCCGTTCCAAGTTCTCCCAGATCCTCACCAGCCTTGCCCCCGCGCTCTCTTTGCCTGAATCCGAAGCTCCGTTGCTTAGACCCGCGATCGGTTGTCTCGAGTCTCTACTCATCGCTCAGGATGCCGCAGCATGGAATCTCCCACACACTCAGATCAGCCCACGCCGGGCCACTGCGGGCTTGCTGAGTCTGTCCGTGGATCACCGCCCTAAGGTACGCAAGAGGGCCCAGGACGCTTTGATCAAGGTCCTGAAGAGTCCCCCTCCCAGCCCGTCGCTTGACCACCCGGCTGCAGATATGTGTGCAGAGTCCGCACTGCGCACATTGGGTGACAGTATCGCCGCAGCAGCCAAACAGAAGCGGGGCCGCAACGACCCTCACACACATAATCATGATCCGTTGGTCATCCACTCCCTTCAACTGGTGAAGACGGTCGCGACCGCCTCGGGAGGCTGGCCGAGCAAGAAGATTGAGCCGTTATGCGAGTTGTTGATGAATGCTTCCCGGTCGAGCAACGAGTTTATCACTATGGGTGCGTTTGAGGTGTTCGAGGTTATTTTCTCCAGTATGGCCGACGATTTCTCGTCCTCAAAACTGCCCCGTCTTCTGGAGGCGATTTCCGAATTGAAGCCCGCCCAGAATGATTCACAGTTGCTCCCTCCTTGGATTGCCGTTTTGTCCCGCGGTTACGATGTGTCTTCCCAGATCAGCCCCGAGGATACCTTCGAGAAGCTGCCCTCCTTGTTCGACATGATCTCCAGTTATTTGGCGTCGCCATCGAAGAATATTAGGATTTCGGCATCGGAATGTCTGGTTTCGTTCATGGCCAACTGTATTCCCAACAGTGTGATCATTGAGCCATCGGTCTACGACGAGAAAACGCTCGAGAAGTTGGCCAAGAAAGCGACGAATCTGCTTTCTGTGAAGTACCAAGCGGCTTGGGCGGAAGTGTTCAATGTGTGCTCGGCAATGTTTGATAGTTTCAAATGGCGGTCCAGTCCGTTTTTGGATGACATTGTGAAGACTGTTGGAGAGCTCCGTAGTAATGAGTCTTTCCACGGCAAGAAGCAGGCCGATCAGGTCCTCGGAAGTGCCGTTGAAGCCATGGGCCCTGCAGCGGTCCTTGAGATTCTGCCTCTTAATATCATTGAGCAGAAGGCCGGCCAGCCGGGTCGCGTTTGGTTCCTTCCTGTGCTTCGAGACCATGTTACCAACACAAACCTCGCTCATTTCCGGTCCGAGCTCGTTCCTCTGAGTGAAGCTCTGTACCAGAAGGTCATGGCCTTCACAGCCGCAGAGAAGCCTGTGGAGACAAAGATCTTCGAAACACTTGTTCAGCAGACATGGTCTATTCTTCCTGGATACTGCGAGCTGCCTTTGGATCTGGTTGAGGCTTTTGATCAGAGCTTCGCCGAGCTTCTCTCCAACGTGCTCTACAAGCAAGCTGATTTGCGTGTGGACATTTGCAAGGCTTTGCAGAATCTGGTTGAGTCAAACCAGGCTATCTTGTCCCTCGAGGCGGAGGGTGATGACTTAATTCTCCAGCGGAGGATTACCAAGAaggatgcggagaagaacATCGCCCATCTTGCCGGTTTTGCCAGTAACTTGTTGGCTGTGCTTTTCAACGTGTACAGCCAGACTCTTCCACACTACAGAGGCTACATTCTGCAGTGTATTAATGCTTACTTGAGTATCACTCCCGAGAAG GAGCTTAATGATACATTTACACGTGTTACTTCTATGCTAGAGTCGTCGGTGGCTTcagagaaggaggctgcAGAGAAGCAGGGTCATCAACAGGGTGGTGCTGGTGACAAGATGCCTCCAACTTCTCATACTTTGATCGACTTGGTTATCGCCATGTCGATCTATCTACCTCGCTCCAGCTTTGCAAGCTTGTTCGCCATGGCTGCGGCTGTCCTAAATGGACATACTAAGGATCAGCAGCTGGTTAAGAAGGCGTACAAGTTGATTCCCCGTTTGGCCACCACTGAGACAGGTGCTGCTGCACTCCGCGAGCGGAGTTCTGAACTTCAAACCCTCATCCTTGAGACTGCAGATAAGACACCGGCCTCTGCTCGCCGTGACCGTATGCTTGCCATCGACGAGCTCATCACCTACCTTCCAACCTCTGACCTCCATTTCATCCCCTCTATCCTTTCTGAGGTTGTTTTGGGTTGCAAGGAGAGCAACGAGAAGGCCAGAACTGCTTCCTTCGATCTACTCATCCACCTTGCGAAGAGAACTACCGACTCTGAGCTGAACCCAGCTGGAACCAAGATTCGCAACTCGTTGGTACCGCACATGCCCGACAATGCTCCCGACGCTCCTGCAACCATGGAGGAATTCTTCACTATGGTGTCCGCGGGTCTGGCGGGTAGCTCACCACACATGGTTGCCGCCTCCGTAACCGCTTTGTCTCGCCTGTTCTTCGACTTCCACACCGAACTTCAACCCGCTGTGCGCTCCGACCTGGTGCAGACCGTCGAGTTGTTCCTTACCAGCAACAACCGCGAGATTGTCCGATCCGTGCTCGGCTTCGTCAAGGTTGCCGTTGTCGTGCTTCCCGATGATGTTCTCCGTGCACGCATCAACTCTCTGGTACCAAACCTCATGGTATGGAGCAAGGAGCACAAGGGTCGTCTCCGCAGCAAGGTCAAGGGTATCTTGGACCGTCTGATCCGCCGCTTTGGTGCAGCCCCGATTGAAGAACTGGTTGGTGAGGCCGATCGGAAGCTCGTCGTGAATATCCGGAAGCAGCGTGAGCgtagcaagaagaagaagcaggctgagaagggtgatgaggacgaggaggaagaagaggccgCCGACAACAAGAACGCCAAGGCCCAGTCTTACGGCAACAACGCCTTCGACAGAGCCGTCTACGACTCCGACTTCTCCGACTCTGACGACGATGCTAGCGAACTCGATGTCGACGAACATGGCGACACCCACGCCATCAACAAGGGTGGCCGCAAGGGCAAGAAGGCCAGCAAGCAGAGCGAGCAGTACATCCGCGAGAACGAAGACAGCCCGCTGGATCTTCTCGCCCCTGACGCCCTGGCCAGTATCTCGACCACCAAGCCTAGCGTCCGCTTCCTCAACACTGGCCCCGGATCCCGCCGCAAGCACTCCGCCAAGGTCGACGCAGAGGGCCGTCTCCTCCTGGGCGATGATGAGAACAACGACGTTGAGATGTCCGGCGGCCTCGATGGCAACGCCGAAGCAGGCGACAGCGCAATCAACGCCTACGTCGCCGCCGTCAGCGGACCCGACGCCGTGCGTCGTGGCCAGCGCGGCAAGTTCAAGATGGCACAAGCCCAGAAGGGTAAATCCAACCGCGGAGACGACATGGACGTGGACGATGAACCCACCCCATCGCGAGGCGACAACAAACAGCAAACCGGCCGTCGCGGTCTCGGAATGCCCAAGAGCCACGGACCCAGCGGAGGACGAATTCAAAAGCGAAAGCCCATGCGCGGCGGTCGCTTCGGAAAGAGGAGATAA